Proteins encoded in a region of the Aptenodytes patagonicus chromosome Z, bAptPat1.pri.cur, whole genome shotgun sequence genome:
- the ENC1 gene encoding ectoderm-neural cortex protein 1: MSVSMHENRKSRASTGSINIYLFHKSSYADSVLTHLNLLRQQRLFTDVLLHAGNRSFPCHRAVLAACSRYFEAMFSGGLKESQDSEVNFHNSIHPEVLELLLDYAYSSRVIINEENAESLLEAGDMLEFQDIRDACAEFLEKNLHPTNCLGMLLLSDAHQCTKLYELSWRMCLSNFQSISKSEDFLQLPKDMVVQLLSSEELETEDERLVYESAINWVSYDLSKRHCYLPELLQTVRLALLPAIYLMENVAMEELITKQRKSKEIVEESIRCKLKILQNDGVVTSLCARPRKTGHSLFLLGGQTFMCDKLYLVDQKAKEIIPKADIPSPRKEFSACAIGCKVYITGGRGSENGVSKDVWVYDTLHEEWSKAAPMLVARFGHGSAELKHCLYVVGGHTAATGCLPASPSVSLKQVEQYDPVTNKWTMVAPLREGVSNAAVVSAKLKLFAFGGTSVSHDKLPKVQCYDQCENRWTVPATCPQPWRYTAAAVLGNQIFIMGGDTEFSACSAYKFNSETYQWTKVGDVTAKRMSCHAVASGNKLYVVGGYFGIQRCKTLDCYDPTLDVWNSITTVPYSLIPTAFVSTWKHLPS; the protein is encoded by the coding sequence atgtcagtcaGCATGCATGAAAATCGCAAATCTAGGGCCAGTACTGGCTCCATAAACATATACTTGTTCCACAAGTCATCCTATGCTGATAGTGTCCTTACTCACCTGAACCTTCTGCGTCAGCAGCGTCTCTTTACAGATGTACTTCTCCATGCTGGGAACAGGTCGTTCCCCTGCCACAGAGCCGTTCTAGCTGCTTGTAGCCGCTATTTCGAAGCAATGTTCAGTGGAGGACTGAAGGAGAGCCAGGACAGTGAAGTCAACTTTCATAATTCAATTCACCCGGAAGTCTTGGAGCTTCTTCTGGACTACGCATATTCCTCCAGGGTTATCATCAATGAGGAGAACGCAGAGTCGCTGCTGGAGGCCGGCGACATGCTGGAGTTTCAGGACATTCGGGATGCTTGTGCAGAGTTTCTGGAGAAGAACCTTCATCCCACCAACTGTCTCGgcatgctgctgctgtcagatgctcaCCAGTGCACCAAGCTGTACGAACTCTCTTGGAGGATGTGCCTGAGCAACTTCCAGAGTATCAGTAAAAGTGAAgacttcctccagctgccaaAAGACATGGTAGTGCAGCTCCTTTCCAGTGAAGAATTAGAAACTGAAGATGAAAGGCTGGTATATGAATCAGCTATCAACTGGGTCAGCTATGACCTGAGTAAGCGTCACTGTTATCTGCCCGAGCTATTGCAGACGGTGAGACTGGCGCTCTTGCCAGCCATATACCTTATGGAGAATGTGGCCATGGAAGAACTTATCACCAAACAAAGGAAGAGCAAAGAGATTGTAGAAGAATCGATAAGATGCAAGTTAAAGATCTTACAGAATGATGGAGTGGTCACTAGTTTGTGTGCCAGACCCCGTAAAACTGGCCATTCGCTTTTTCTTTTGGGTGGCCAAACCTTTATGTGTGACAAGCTGTACCTGGTGGACCAAAAGGCAAAGGAGATCATTCCAAAGGCCGACATACCAAGTCCACGGAAAGAGTTCAGTGCTTGTGCCATAGGCTGCAAAGTGTATATCACCGGGGGACGAGGGTCAGAAAACGGAGTCTCCAAAGACGTGTGGGTGTATGACACCCTTCACGAGGAGTGGTCGAAGGCTGCTCCCATGCTGGTAGCTAGGTTTGGGCATGGCTCTGCTGAACTTAAGCACTGTTTGTATGTAGTAGGAGGACACACTGCAGCAACTGGTTGCCTTCCAGCTTCCCCTTCAGTATCCTTAAAGCAAGTAGAACAATATGACCCCGTGACCAACAAATGGACCATGGTTGCCCCACTGCGAGAGGGAGTAAGCAATGCAGCTGTAGTCAGCGCAAAGCTTAAGCTGTTTGCTTTTGGAGGTACCAGCGTTAGCCATGACAAGCTGCCCAAAGTTCAGTGCTACGATCAGTGTGAAAACAGATGGACAGTACCAGCcacctgcccccagccctggcgctACACAGCTGCAGCTGTTCTGGGTAACCAGATTTTTATTATGGGCGGAGATACTGAATTCTCTGCGTGCTCTGCTTATAAATTCAACAGTGAGACATACCAGTGGACTAAGGTGGGAGATGTGACAGCTAAGCGAATGAGCTGCCACGCAGTGGCATCTGGAAACAAATTGTATGTGGTTGGAGGCTACTTTGGCATTCAGAGGTGCAAAACGTTGGACTGCTACGATCCCACATTAGATGTATGGAACAGCATAACAACTGTGCCCTATTCGTTAATTCCCACGGCATTTGTCAGCACATGGAAGCACCTCCCCTCATAA